In one window of Phycisphaerae bacterium DNA:
- the rplU gene encoding 50S ribosomal protein L21 produces the protein MYAIIEDGGRQYKVSQGDKIYVDIRELPEGQETIEFTSVLALGDGENARIGRPFVEGAKVVAKINGQVKAPKVTTIHFRRRKNYRKKIGHRQQHLAVTISDIVG, from the coding sequence GTGTACGCGATCATCGAAGACGGCGGACGACAGTATAAGGTTTCCCAGGGCGACAAGATCTACGTGGATATTCGGGAATTGCCCGAAGGCCAGGAGACGATCGAGTTCACCAGTGTCCTTGCGCTCGGCGACGGGGAGAACGCCCGGATCGGCCGGCCTTTCGTCGAAGGGGCCAAGGTCGTCGCCAAGATTAACGGCCAGGTGAAAGCCCCGAAGGTTACCACCATCCATTTCCGACGCCGCAAGAACTACCGCAAGAAGATCGGCCACCGCCAGCAACACTTGGCCGTCACCATCAGCGACATTGTCGGCTGA